The following proteins are co-located in the Poecile atricapillus isolate bPoeAtr1 chromosome 2, bPoeAtr1.hap1, whole genome shotgun sequence genome:
- the SOSTDC1 gene encoding sclerostin domain-containing protein 1: MPNLSEYIKETSKSNFSYTEEAEGKDFIQLCQTETEPAMLLPAIHFYGFLLACIFTRSYLAFKNDATEILYSHVVKPAAASPSSSNSTLNQARNGGRHYTSTGSDRNNRVQVGCRELRSTKYISDGQCTSINPLKELVCAGECLPLPLLPNWIGGGYGTKYWSRRSSQEWRCVNDKTRTQRIQLQCQDGSIRTYKITVVTACKCKRYTRQHNESSHNFEGTSQAKPIQHHKERKRASKSSKHSTS, from the exons ATGCCAAACCTCTCTGAATATATAAAGGAAACCTCCAAGAGCAATTTCAGTTacacagaagaagcagaaggaaaagatttCATCCAGCTCTGTCAGACAGAGACTGAACCAGCCATGCTTCTCCCTGCCATTCACTTCTATGGCTTTCTCCTGGCTTGCATCTTCACGAGAAGCTACTTGGCTTTCAAGAACGATGCCACAGAGATACTTTATTCTCACGTCGTTAAACCCGCTGCGGCGAGCccaagcagcagcaacagcacgTTGAATCAAGCTCGGAACGGAGGCAGGCACTACACCAGCACTGGATCCGACCGTAACA ATCGAGTTCAAGTTGGTTGTCGAGAACTGAGATCCACCAAGTACATCTCAGATGGCCAATGCACCAGCATTAATCCCCTCAAAGAACTGGTGTGTGCTGGTGAATGCCTCCCTTTGCCACTGCTCCCCAACTGGATTGGAGGAGGTTATGGAACCAAGTACTGGAGCAGGCGGAGCTCGCAGGAGTGGAGATGTGTCAACGACAAAACTCGCACTCAGAGGATTCAGCTTCAGTGCCAGGATGGAAGTATAAGAACCTACAAAATAACTGTGGTCACAGCCTGCAAGTGCAAGCGATACACCAGGCAGCACAATGAGTCCAGCCACAACTTTGAGGGAACCTCTCAAGCAAAACCCATCCAACAccacaaagaaaggaaaagagccaGTAAATCCAGCAAACATAGTACAAGTTAG